Proteins from a genomic interval of Clostridium cochlearium:
- a CDS encoding ROK family protein — protein sequence MDKKYVVGIDLGGTTISGGVLDYQGNIIFRNTIDTKSELGEKIVLKRIIKIIENVIEESKVLKDSIKGIGIGSPGPLDIDKGVIITNTNLPFRNFNIVDQIKNHFKIPVYLDNDANAAAVGEYKFGAGKGSRNMIFITVSTGIGAGAILNGNIYRGSSSNALEIGHMTLKKDGPMCNCGNFGCAEALASGTAIAKKARIELDRGKHSSLRKFNKVSTYNVFQEAQNGDKLAKEIIDEALEYLGICVSNVITTFDPDTIVIGGGVSKAGSIVFDKINQVVKKRCFEAMWQNTKIVKALLLEDSGIIGAASLAILADKN from the coding sequence GTGGATAAAAAATATGTAGTCGGAATAGATTTAGGTGGTACAACTATAAGCGGTGGAGTATTAGATTATCAAGGAAATATAATTTTTAGAAATACTATAGATACTAAGTCTGAACTTGGAGAGAAAATTGTTCTAAAAAGAATTATAAAGATTATAGAAAATGTAATAGAAGAATCAAAGGTTTTGAAAGATAGTATAAAAGGTATAGGAATTGGCTCACCGGGACCTTTAGATATAGATAAAGGAGTTATTATAACTAATACTAATTTACCATTTAGGAACTTTAATATAGTTGATCAAATAAAAAATCATTTTAAAATTCCTGTTTATTTAGATAATGATGCAAATGCTGCAGCAGTGGGGGAGTATAAATTTGGAGCAGGTAAAGGTAGTAGAAATATGATTTTTATTACTGTTTCCACAGGAATAGGAGCAGGTGCAATATTAAATGGGAATATATATAGAGGAAGTAGTTCTAATGCTTTAGAAATAGGGCATATGACTTTAAAAAAAGATGGACCAATGTGTAATTGTGGAAACTTTGGATGCGCAGAGGCATTAGCATCTGGTACAGCTATAGCTAAAAAAGCTAGAATAGAGTTAGATAGAGGAAAACATAGTTCATTAAGAAAATTTAATAAAGTATCTACATATAATGTATTTCAAGAAGCTCAAAATGGAGATAAGTTAGCCAAAGAAATTATAGATGAGGCTTTGGAATACTTAGGTATATGTGTTTCTAATGTAATTACAACTTTTGATCCAGATACAATAGTTATAGGTGGAGGAGTATCAAAAGCTGGATCAATAGTATTTGATAAAATAAATCAAGTTGTAAAAAAAAGATGTTTTGAGGCTATGTGGCAAAATACTAAAATAGTAAAAGCTTTATTATTGGAGGATTCAGGTATAATTGGAGCAGCATCACTAGCTATATTAGCAGATAAAAATTGA
- a CDS encoding MutS family DNA mismatch repair protein — MDYIKNKYLKRKIKYDRLRRKQIQTINFLSALRMIIFILGVLCVSIVYYKYNNYYMIILSMMVFIGIFIYLAIKHQKVINNKEIVDKIVYLNDKSIKRLDGKWRDFQDTGEEYIKEDHNYSKDLDIFGRSSIFQYLNTTTTYMGRNQLKSSLENPNYNINEIYERQEAIKELSKYIGWRQRIESEGLRTFSNNNVDELIKWGKKRNDIYSNAIVILLCYLVPLFTITVIILYFMKYVNYHIPILFMIMQGIILKIKKDERDNTLKLVYKYKKIISSYYNMLDLIGKKQFKSKYLKKLKFNIISEKSNIALEGINNLIKITTLISDRSNMLYLLINVTLLWDYQCMILLERWNKKYGNELEKWLYTIGKVEEISSLSIIAHDNPEWIMPKFNENYLVIKAKSMGHPLLGKERVCNDFELGQKEKILLITGSNMSGKSTLLRTVGVNLILAYIGSPVCAKEFYCTPMNIYTCMRVSDNLEKNISSFYGEILRIKKLIEGVKTGKPIFFLLDEIFKGTNSLDRHTGAEILINKLSEENVLGIVSTHDLELGDLEKSNRKVANFHFKEYYKNNKIYFDYKLRQGISTTRNALYLMKMAGIEVDENNILNYSN, encoded by the coding sequence TTGGATTATATAAAGAATAAATATTTAAAAAGAAAAATAAAATATGATAGATTAAGAAGAAAACAAATACAGACCATAAACTTTTTAAGTGCTTTAAGAATGATAATTTTCATTTTAGGTGTTTTATGTGTAAGTATAGTATATTATAAATATAATAATTATTATATGATTATACTTAGTATGATGGTTTTTATTGGAATTTTTATATATTTAGCTATAAAACATCAAAAAGTTATAAATAATAAAGAGATTGTAGATAAAATAGTTTATTTGAATGATAAATCTATAAAAAGATTAGATGGGAAATGGAGAGATTTCCAAGATACTGGAGAAGAGTATATTAAGGAAGATCATAATTATTCAAAAGACTTAGATATATTTGGTAGATCATCTATTTTTCAGTATTTAAATACAACAACTACATATATGGGACGAAATCAGTTAAAATCATCTCTTGAGAATCCCAATTATAATATAAATGAAATATATGAACGACAAGAAGCTATAAAAGAACTATCTAAATATATCGGATGGAGGCAAAGAATTGAATCTGAAGGATTACGTACATTTAGTAATAACAATGTAGATGAATTAATAAAATGGGGAAAGAAAAGAAATGATATTTATAGCAATGCTATAGTTATTTTATTATGTTATTTAGTGCCTTTATTTACTATTACAGTGATAATACTTTATTTCATGAAGTATGTAAATTATCATATACCTATTTTATTTATGATTATGCAGGGAATTATATTAAAAATAAAAAAAGATGAGAGAGACAATACTTTAAAATTAGTATATAAGTATAAAAAAATAATAAGTAGTTATTACAATATGTTAGATCTTATAGGAAAAAAACAATTTAAAAGTAAATATTTAAAAAAATTAAAGTTTAATATTATATCAGAAAAAAGCAATATAGCTTTAGAGGGCATAAATAATTTGATAAAAATAACTACTCTAATTTCCGATAGAAGTAATATGCTTTATTTGTTAATTAATGTAACATTGCTTTGGGATTATCAATGTATGATTTTATTGGAAAGATGGAATAAAAAATATGGTAACGAACTTGAAAAATGGTTATATACCATAGGTAAAGTTGAGGAAATTTCTAGTTTATCAATTATAGCGCATGATAATCCAGAATGGATAATGCCTAAATTTAATGAAAACTATTTAGTTATAAAAGCAAAAAGTATGGGTCACCCTCTTTTAGGAAAAGAAAGGGTTTGTAATGATTTTGAATTAGGTCAAAAAGAAAAAATTTTATTAATTACAGGTTCTAATATGTCTGGTAAAAGTACTCTGTTAAGGACGGTTGGTGTAAATTTAATTTTAGCATACATTGGTTCACCTGTTTGTGCTAAAGAATTCTATTGTACACCTATGAATATATATACATGTATGAGAGTAAGTGATAATTTAGAAAAAAATATTTCTTCATTTTATGGAGAAATTTTAAGAATAAAGAAGTTAATAGAAGGAGTGAAAACAGGTAAACCCATATTCTTTTTATTAGATGAAATATTTAAAGGAACTAACTCACTAGATAGACATACTGGGGCAGAAATACTAATAAATAAACTAAGTGAAGAAAATGTGTTAGGAATTGTATCAACCCATGACTTAGAATTAGGGGATTTAGAAAAAAGTAACAGAAAGGTTGCTAATTTTCACTTCAAGGAATATTATAAAAATAATAAAATATACTTTGATTATAAATTAAGACAAGGAATATCTACTACAAGAAATGCACTCTACCTCATGAAAATGGCTGGCATAGAAGTAGATGAAAACAATATATTAAATTATAGTAATTAG
- the ispF gene encoding 2-C-methyl-D-erythritol 2,4-cyclodiphosphate synthase, with translation MRIGIGYDVHKLVNGRDLIIGGVKIPFEKGLLGHSDADVLCHAIGDSILGAAALGDIGRHFPDTDNRYKDYNSLKLLEDIKLMIKEKGYHIVNIDSTIIAQRPKMLPYINNMKENISKVLDISIEDINIKATTEEGLSFTGEELGIKAESICLLNKNIKF, from the coding sequence ATGAGAATAGGAATAGGATATGATGTACATAAACTGGTAAATGGAAGGGATTTAATAATAGGAGGAGTAAAAATACCTTTTGAGAAAGGATTATTAGGACATTCAGATGCAGATGTCTTATGTCATGCTATAGGAGATAGTATATTAGGAGCGGCAGCTCTGGGGGATATAGGTAGACATTTTCCTGATACAGATAATAGATATAAAGATTATAACAGTTTAAAATTATTAGAAGATATAAAGTTAATGATAAAGGAAAAAGGATACCATATAGTAAACATAGATAGTACCATAATAGCACAACGACCTAAAATGTTACCATATATAAATAATATGAAAGAAAATATAAGTAAAGTTTTAGATATTTCAATAGAAGATATAAATATTAAAGCCACAACAGAAGAGGGACTTTCATTTACAGGAGAAGAATTGGGAATCAAAGCTGAAAGTATATGTTTATTAAATAAAAATATAAAGTTTTAA
- a CDS encoding RidA family protein, with translation MKKVINTELAPKAIGPYSQGIMVGDLAFLSGQIPVDPATGELATGDEPVVAQAHQSLKNIKSILESQGMSFDNVIKTTVFIDNMDDFAKVNEVYAQYFKEPYPARSCVEVAKLPKGALVEIEVIAKK, from the coding sequence ATGAAAAAAGTAATAAATACAGAGTTAGCACCAAAGGCTATAGGTCCTTACTCACAAGGTATAATGGTGGGGGATTTAGCATTTTTATCAGGACAAATACCAGTAGATCCTGCTACAGGAGAACTTGCTACAGGAGATGAACCAGTTGTAGCTCAAGCTCATCAGTCTTTAAAAAATATTAAAAGTATTTTAGAATCACAAGGTATGTCTTTTGATAATGTAATAAAGACCACAGTGTTCATTGACAACATGGATGATTTTGCTAAAGTAAATGAAGTATATGCACAATATTTTAAAGAACCATATCCAGCAAGATCTTGTGTAGAAGTTGCAAAATTACCTAAAGGGGCATTAGTAGAAATAGAAGTTATAGCTAAAAAATAA
- a CDS encoding N-acetylglucosaminidase — MKLRKVIIASLIFSMCLSNKVLANNKFENRANISSDKVWTVKFNFGLNKNTINDKNVYVTDTNGKKVNVNITPGKEENTIEIVPVTGGYVPAKTYVLNLETGVESIGGKNLKEPLKMQFTIEGKYKDESDYINLPKVTNVKMEKQPILPGETQTFYLSSTGASHVEYRIFISRYTYNVDKFEDFQEVTNGYIASNKITLNKTFESSNEGEKYKVIIYVKRAGQKGLYKDELTDFDNYYVDYFRCVDSKDVSNITSINYDKTIDEVLDKQSIPSVSVTDEGPSGWVGASRNQIKYYLNPENFMDEYGKYMFLKLSYVDDSITAEDINGILKGKGILEDKGQAFLEAGKTHNINPVYLASHALLETGNGTSKLANGIEVTGADGKKKVYNMFGIKAFDQDPNKYGSEFAYEQKWFTPEDAIIGGAKYIAEKYVNNTQSPRETLYEMRWNPYTPGSYQYATDIGWAYKQVKNIKDLMDKCKNPTLVFKKPVYKK; from the coding sequence ATGAAACTGAGAAAAGTTATTATAGCATCGCTTATATTTTCCATGTGTTTAAGTAATAAGGTGTTAGCTAACAACAAATTTGAAAATAGAGCAAATATTTCATCAGATAAGGTTTGGACAGTAAAATTTAATTTTGGATTAAATAAAAATACAATAAATGATAAAAATGTATATGTAACAGATACAAATGGTAAAAAGGTTAATGTTAACATTACTCCAGGCAAAGAAGAAAATACAATAGAAATAGTTCCGGTAACTGGTGGGTATGTACCTGCTAAAACATATGTTTTGAACTTGGAAACGGGGGTTGAATCCATAGGAGGAAAGAATTTAAAAGAACCTTTAAAAATGCAATTTACTATAGAAGGCAAATATAAAGATGAATCAGACTACATAAATTTACCTAAGGTAACAAATGTTAAAATGGAAAAACAACCCATATTGCCAGGTGAGACACAGACATTTTATTTAAGTTCAACAGGTGCAAGTCATGTAGAATATAGAATATTTATAAGTAGATATACATATAATGTGGACAAGTTTGAAGATTTTCAAGAAGTTACTAATGGTTATATAGCTAGTAATAAAATAACATTAAATAAAACTTTTGAATCAAGCAATGAAGGAGAAAAGTATAAGGTAATTATATATGTAAAAAGAGCTGGACAAAAGGGATTGTATAAAGATGAGCTTACAGACTTTGATAATTACTATGTAGATTATTTTAGATGTGTAGATAGTAAAGATGTTTCAAATATAACTAGTATAAATTATGATAAAACAATTGATGAAGTTCTTGACAAACAATCAATTCCTAGCGTATCTGTAACAGATGAGGGACCTTCAGGCTGGGTTGGAGCTAGCAGAAATCAAATAAAATATTATTTAAATCCTGAAAATTTTATGGATGAGTATGGTAAATACATGTTTTTAAAATTAAGTTATGTAGATGATAGTATTACTGCAGAAGATATAAATGGAATTTTAAAGGGAAAAGGCATATTAGAAGATAAAGGACAAGCTTTTTTAGAGGCAGGGAAAACTCATAATATAAATCCAGTTTACCTAGCTTCACATGCATTGCTAGAGACAGGAAATGGTACTTCTAAATTAGCTAATGGAATTGAAGTAACGGGTGCTGATGGTAAGAAAAAAGTTTATAATATGTTTGGAATAAAGGCATTTGACCAAGATCCAAATAAGTATGGTTCAGAATTTGCGTATGAACAAAAATGGTTTACTCCAGAAGATGCTATAATAGGAGGAGCTAAATATATAGCAGAAAAGTATGTAAATAACACTCAAAGTCCAAGGGAAACTTTGTATGAAATGAGATGGAACCCATACACTCCAGGTTCATATCAATATGCTACAGATATAGGATGGGCATATAAACAAGTTAAAAATATAAAAGATTTAATGGACAAGTGTAAGAATCCAACTTTGGTATTTAAAAAACCAGTATATAAAAAATAG
- a CDS encoding metal-binding protein encodes MIITDIMKYIESEYKIISQTPCEVCGGHFFADYLDIDIVEGIPHDICNCICSKCGHEKIFQFYAPFVEDESLDKFNLN; translated from the coding sequence ATGATAATAACAGATATAATGAAATATATAGAAAGCGAATATAAAATAATAAGCCAAACTCCTTGCGAGGTTTGTGGTGGTCATTTTTTTGCTGATTATTTAGATATAGATATAGTTGAAGGTATTCCTCATGATATATGCAACTGTATATGTTCTAAATGCGGTCATGAAAAAATCTTTCAATTTTATGCACCCTTTGTAGAGGATGAATCCTTAGATAAATTTAACTTAAATTAA
- a CDS encoding TrkH family potassium uptake protein — protein MNYGIIIKVLGNILEVEAILMIPSLLVSLYYNEYDINSFIISIILIGITGIILSKKTVYKKSIKTKEGLAIVALGWILCSLFGSLPFIISGSIPSWIDSFFETVSGLTTTGATLIDNVEILPKGILFWRSFTHWIGGMGILVFTVALLPTIGVGGFQIFKAESPGPTAERIVPRIKNTAKILYITYISITVLEIVFLRIGGMSLYESTVHTFATVGTGGFSTKNSSIGAFNSTYIHIIISIFMLLSGVSFSLYYALFNRKWKDIFKNEELKLYLGIVLSSVTLIALNINSKIYHNIGLSFRDSLFQVSSIITTTGYSTVNFDEWPTFSKSILFLLMFVGGCAGSTSGGIKNIRLLVLAKLVRREFRKIFHPRAVVPIKNRERAIPNDVVASISSFFILYIAIFALGTILISLEGINFESAASATASMLGNVGPGFGFVGPTCTYSNFSALSKLFLSLLMLLGRLELFTIMALFVPTTFKNNFDS, from the coding sequence GTGAACTATGGAATAATAATAAAAGTACTAGGAAACATATTAGAAGTTGAAGCTATATTAATGATACCTTCTTTACTAGTATCTTTATATTATAATGAATACGATATAAATTCCTTTATTATTAGTATTATTTTAATAGGAATTACAGGCATTATTTTATCTAAAAAAACTGTATATAAAAAATCTATTAAAACAAAAGAAGGACTTGCTATTGTTGCTTTAGGATGGATTTTATGCTCTCTTTTTGGTTCTTTACCTTTTATAATTTCTGGAAGCATACCTTCCTGGATAGATTCATTTTTTGAAACAGTTTCTGGCTTAACCACTACTGGCGCTACACTTATTGATAATGTAGAAATTCTTCCCAAAGGGATATTATTTTGGCGATCCTTTACACACTGGATTGGTGGTATGGGAATTCTTGTATTTACTGTAGCATTGCTTCCTACCATAGGTGTTGGAGGATTTCAAATATTTAAAGCAGAAAGCCCTGGTCCTACTGCCGAAAGAATTGTACCACGTATTAAAAACACAGCAAAAATTTTATACATTACCTATATCTCAATTACTGTATTAGAAATAGTGTTTCTCAGAATTGGTGGTATGTCTTTATATGAATCTACAGTACATACTTTCGCTACAGTAGGTACTGGAGGGTTTTCTACTAAAAACTCAAGTATAGGCGCATTTAATAGTACATATATTCATATTATTATATCAATTTTTATGTTATTATCTGGAGTTAGTTTTTCATTATACTATGCCCTTTTTAATAGAAAATGGAAAGATATTTTTAAGAATGAAGAATTAAAACTTTATCTAGGAATCGTATTATCATCTGTAACATTAATTGCATTAAATATAAATTCTAAAATATATCATAATATAGGATTATCATTTAGAGATTCACTCTTTCAAGTAAGTTCAATTATCACTACCACTGGCTATTCAACAGTAAATTTTGATGAATGGCCAACCTTTAGTAAGTCTATTCTTTTCCTGCTTATGTTCGTAGGAGGATGTGCAGGCTCAACTAGTGGTGGAATTAAGAATATAAGGCTTTTAGTATTAGCCAAATTGGTTAGAAGAGAATTTCGTAAAATTTTTCATCCGAGAGCAGTAGTACCAATAAAAAATCGAGAAAGAGCAATACCAAATGACGTAGTTGCAAGCATAAGTAGCTTTTTTATATTGTATATAGCGATATTTGCATTAGGTACAATTTTAATTTCATTAGAAGGTATAAATTTTGAAAGTGCTGCAAGCGCCACAGCTTCTATGCTTGGAAATGTAGGCCCTGGATTTGGATTTGTAGGTCCCACTTGCACATATAGTAATTTTAGTGCCCTAAGCAAATTATTTCTATCCTTATTAATGCTATTAGGTAGACTAGAGCTTTTTACAATTATGGCACTATTTGTACCTACAACTTTTAAAAATAACTTTGATTCATAA
- the trkA gene encoding Trk system potassium transporter TrkA → MKVIIVGIGKLGYKLAESMLNEDIDVTLLDSNPKVLERINDHLDVLTVTANGIEIDVLKKLNIETYDLLVAATNSDETNTIICALAKKVGCKKTIARIRNPEYMKQLDFVKVEMGIDHIINPELATANSIEKYLLKNYSFYSGDFASGKVSMVDFNIGTMSNFVGKKIEDIDDLDGLLITAISRNGTIIIPYGSIRLIENDVIHIIGKSKNIEKLNNKLDVNINKKHVKNAMILGGGKIGYYLAQRLTSYNINVIIIEQDKKRCEYLSEKLNNVLIIHGDGTDMNLLEEENLSSMDAFIGVTGYDEQNLLMALMAKQSGVSKTIAKISRPSYVHIIDKLGLDVALNPVNITASNILKYIRGGKVVSVSLLLDGQGEVTEIIASENTSIVNKPLAQLNLPKGIIIGAIVHKDDVIIPNGNSIIYPNDRIIVFCLTSDLPSLQTFIKPHKGGILSELWNNNKSTRKHIRS, encoded by the coding sequence ATGAAAGTAATAATAGTAGGTATAGGAAAATTAGGATATAAACTAGCAGAATCTATGTTAAATGAAGATATTGACGTAACACTATTAGACTCAAATCCCAAGGTTCTAGAACGAATAAATGATCATCTAGATGTTTTAACTGTTACAGCAAATGGCATAGAAATAGATGTACTTAAAAAATTAAATATTGAAACTTATGATTTACTTGTTGCTGCAACAAATAGTGATGAAACCAATACAATTATTTGTGCACTTGCAAAAAAAGTTGGTTGTAAAAAGACCATAGCAAGAATTAGAAATCCAGAGTATATGAAACAGTTAGATTTTGTTAAAGTTGAAATGGGAATTGACCACATTATTAATCCAGAATTAGCAACTGCAAATTCAATAGAAAAATATTTATTAAAAAACTATAGTTTTTACTCAGGAGATTTTGCTAGTGGCAAAGTTTCAATGGTTGATTTTAACATAGGAACTATGTCTAATTTTGTAGGTAAAAAAATTGAAGATATTGATGATCTTGATGGGCTATTAATTACCGCAATATCTAGAAACGGAACTATCATTATTCCTTATGGATCAATTCGATTAATTGAAAACGATGTAATTCATATAATCGGTAAAAGTAAAAATATTGAAAAGTTAAATAATAAACTTGATGTAAATATAAATAAAAAACATGTTAAAAATGCAATGATTCTAGGTGGTGGAAAGATAGGATATTATTTAGCTCAGAGATTAACTTCATATAATATAAATGTAATAATAATTGAACAAGATAAAAAAAGATGTGAATATTTATCTGAAAAGCTTAATAACGTTTTAATTATTCATGGAGACGGAACAGATATGAATCTTTTAGAAGAAGAAAACTTATCTTCTATGGATGCTTTTATTGGAGTAACAGGATATGATGAACAAAATCTTTTAATGGCATTAATGGCTAAGCAATCAGGTGTGAGCAAAACTATAGCAAAAATAAGCAGGCCTAGTTACGTTCATATCATAGATAAACTTGGTCTAGATGTGGCATTAAACCCTGTAAATATTACAGCTAGTAATATTTTAAAATACATACGGGGCGGTAAAGTCGTATCAGTATCCCTCCTTTTAGATGGTCAGGGGGAAGTTACTGAAATCATAGCAAGTGAAAATACTTCTATTGTTAATAAACCTTTAGCTCAATTAAATTTACCAAAAGGTATTATAATTGGAGCAATCGTACATAAAGATGATGTAATTATTCCAAATGGAAATTCTATTATTTATCCAAATGATCGAATAATTGTTTTTTGCTTAACATCAGATTTACCATCATTACAAACGTTTATTAAGCCGCATAAAGGAGGTATACTTAGTGAACTATGGAATAATAATAAAAGTACTAGGAAACATATTAGAAGTTGA
- a CDS encoding nucleoside recognition domain-containing protein, with protein MVNYIWFSILVIGIVIGIVTGRGEIISNAIIASTTSSVELIIKLLGIMSLWCGIMKIAEKSGLTDKLAKILKPILRLILKEAGKDDKTLGPIVMNITANMMGLSNAATPFGIKAMENMQKINPHEDTASDDMAIFLVLNAACIQIIPTTIISIRAAAGSNSPADIILPSILTTGMAGIVGIISCKILQKYF; from the coding sequence ATGGTAAATTATATATGGTTTTCTATATTAGTCATAGGTATAGTGATTGGAATTGTAACAGGTAGAGGAGAAATTATATCTAATGCAATAATAGCTTCTACAACTTCTTCTGTAGAGTTAATAATAAAACTTTTAGGTATTATGAGTTTATGGTGTGGAATTATGAAAATAGCTGAAAAAAGTGGACTAACAGATAAACTTGCTAAGATTTTAAAACCTATATTAAGACTAATACTTAAAGAAGCAGGAAAAGATGACAAAACATTGGGACCTATAGTTATGAATATAACAGCAAATATGATGGGGCTTTCAAATGCAGCTACTCCTTTTGGCATAAAAGCTATGGAAAATATGCAAAAAATAAATCCACATGAAGATACTGCAAGTGATGATATGGCTATATTTCTTGTCTTAAATGCAGCGTGTATACAAATAATTCCTACAACAATAATATCTATAAGAGCTGCGGCAGGTTCCAATAGTCCAGCAGATATAATATTGCCCTCCATTTTGACTACAGGGATGGCGGGTATTGTAGGAATTATAAGTTGTAAGATATTACAAAAATACTTTTAG
- a CDS encoding spore maturation protein, protein MSIVIYGMTKGVRVYECFIEGAREGMRICINIFPYMLAMLLAIGILRESTALDYIIDFVNPIVKYIGLPGEVLPLVFMKPLSGSGALGIYTDIITNYGADSYIGKVASVIMGSTETIFYTLTVYFGAVGIKKIRHTLWAAIIADISAVIFSVIILSLLS, encoded by the coding sequence ATGAGTATAGTTATATATGGAATGACAAAAGGTGTAAGGGTATATGAATGCTTTATAGAAGGGGCTCGTGAGGGTATGAGAATATGTATAAATATATTTCCATACATGCTTGCCATGCTTTTAGCTATAGGAATATTAAGAGAATCTACAGCATTGGATTATATTATAGACTTTGTAAATCCAATTGTTAAATATATAGGATTACCAGGAGAAGTATTACCTTTAGTTTTTATGAAGCCTTTATCGGGAAGTGGTGCTTTAGGAATATATACAGATATAATTACAAACTATGGAGCAGATAGTTATATAGGAAAAGTTGCTTCAGTAATAATGGGTTCTACAGAAACTATATTTTATACATTAACAGTTTACTTTGGAGCAGTTGGAATTAAAAAAATAAGACATACATTATGGGCTGCTATAATAGCAGATATATCCGCGGTAATTTTTTCCGTAATAATTTTAAGTTTATTATCATAA
- a CDS encoding ABC transporter ATP-binding protein — MIHLKNVSKSYNGTTKAVDNISLGIEKGEIFGFLGPNGAGKTTTIKMITGILNADEGEIKINGVDIKKDPLKAKMQFGFVPDNPDMFLRLKGIEYLNFIADIYKVSQEKREEKIKELSSRFNMENALNDRIQSYSHGMRQKIIIMGVLVHDPEVWILDEPMTGLDPKSSYILKEMMKEHVRSGKTVFFSTHVLEVAEKLCDRLAIISNGKVLLCGKLNEIKEKFKEDESLEKIFLEVTENE, encoded by the coding sequence ATGATACATTTAAAAAATGTTAGCAAATCCTACAATGGAACTACTAAAGCTGTAGATAATATTAGCTTAGGTATAGAAAAAGGTGAAATATTTGGATTTTTAGGACCTAATGGAGCAGGAAAGACTACTACAATAAAAATGATTACTGGAATATTAAATGCAGATGAAGGTGAAATAAAAATAAATGGTGTAGATATAAAAAAAGATCCATTAAAAGCCAAAATGCAATTTGGATTTGTACCAGATAATCCAGATATGTTTTTGAGATTAAAGGGCATAGAATATTTAAATTTTATAGCGGATATATATAAGGTTTCCCAAGAAAAAAGAGAAGAAAAAATAAAAGAGTTATCATCAAGATTTAATATGGAAAATGCTTTAAATGATAGAATACAAAGTTATTCTCATGGTATGCGTCAAAAAATAATAATTATGGGAGTTTTAGTGCATGATCCAGAGGTGTGGATACTAGATGAACCTATGACGGGATTAGATCCTAAATCATCATATATATTAAAAGAAATGATGAAGGAACATGTTAGAAGTGGTAAGACTGTGTTTTTTTCAACTCATGTATTAGAGGTAGCAGAGAAGTTATGTGATAGATTGGCTATAATCAGTAATGGTAAAGTATTATTATGTGGCAAACTTAATGAAATAAAGGAAAAGTTTAAAGAAGATGAATCCTTAGAAAAAATATTTTTAGAGGTAACTGAAAATGAGTAG